One Porphyromonas pogonae genomic region harbors:
- the yajC gene encoding preprotein translocase subunit YajC, whose translation MNFMLLQAAAAQPNPNGGWYTILMIVAMFVIMWLFFIRPQQKRQKELQKKREAMKPGDRVVTSGGIIGVIKDVKANEFVVEIAENVKVRVDKGSVFLTASEAQEPAK comes from the coding sequence ATGAACTTTATGCTATTGCAGGCAGCTGCCGCACAACCCAATCCTAATGGCGGATGGTATACAATTTTGATGATCGTAGCCATGTTTGTGATCATGTGGCTGTTTTTTATCCGTCCCCAACAAAAGCGTCAGAAAGAGCTGCAGAAAAAGAGAGAAGCTATGAAGCCGGGTGACCGTGTAGTTACCTCTGGCGGAATCATCGGTGTAATCAAAGATGTAAAAGCCAACGAATTTGTAGTGGAAATAGCCGAAAACGTGAAAGTGCGTGTAGATAAAGGTTCCGTATTCCTTACGGCATCGGAAGCACAAGAGCCGGCCAAATAA
- the coaE gene encoding dephospho-CoA kinase (Dephospho-CoA kinase (CoaE) performs the final step in coenzyme A biosynthesis.): MITIGITGGIGSGKSVVSNVLEIMGVPVYDCDSKAKVLYDTDPVLKDEMISHFGHRLYHTPDGKINKTLLAGIVFTDQAALSRVNELVHPAVDRDFLLWRDLLDNQGYKLCGIESAILFQTNIPRFTDCVIAVTAPDEIRVRRAMSRDGSSREEVQRRIAKQMSQDDIIARSDYRVVNDGDTFVVPQLYDIIKRLR; the protein is encoded by the coding sequence ATGATTACGATAGGTATTACAGGAGGCATCGGTAGCGGTAAGTCTGTTGTGAGCAATGTGCTCGAGATTATGGGCGTGCCGGTATACGACTGTGATTCCAAAGCCAAGGTGCTGTACGATACGGATCCTGTCTTGAAAGATGAGATGATCTCTCATTTTGGTCACCGGTTGTATCACACACCCGATGGCAAAATCAATAAGACGCTACTGGCCGGTATAGTCTTTACCGATCAGGCTGCTCTCTCTCGGGTAAACGAGTTGGTGCATCCGGCAGTAGACCGTGATTTCCTTTTATGGAGAGACCTCCTGGACAATCAAGGATATAAGCTCTGTGGCATTGAGAGTGCCATATTGTTTCAAACCAATATCCCCCGATTTACAGACTGTGTCATAGCCGTCACCGCTCCTGATGAAATAAGAGTGAGGCGAGCCATGTCTCGTGACGGCTCTTCGCGGGAAGAAGTGCAGCGTCGCATAGCCAAGCAGATGTCGCAAGACGATATTATTGCACGTTCGGATTATAGGGTCGTCAATGATGGCGATACCTTTGTCGTACCTCAGCTATACGATATCATCAAACGTTTACGTTAA
- a CDS encoding YbbR-like domain-containing protein, translating to MKLNLGTKKTRANNERSNAEDVKKRKKASSLLTFFVFVLISSIFWVLQSLQGDYKKKIVIPLQYDSLPGRLGIELTPPGYVEVQVIDKGVNLVEYTFSHFIPIQLRVIKEADGLSLGITRKDLLNEVTKKLDPSARIISLSPSDVNIPIFTRRKKKVPVKVGYIPPASQGYIISNTGITPDSLVIYGSQNTLSKIDAVYTDSIKGKSLSSALYKTIGVNSPVPGVVFERQSVQLKVNVEELTQASFELPLLVLDLPSGKVLRPLPGRINLLVTVPLSRYNDLNSEDFTVGVRYPNIDSVGVDASLPVEIIQKPKWVTHINLQPERVQYVVENR from the coding sequence ATGAAGCTCAACCTCGGTACCAAAAAGACGAGGGCAAACAACGAAAGGTCAAATGCCGAAGATGTCAAGAAACGAAAAAAAGCATCATCGCTATTGACCTTTTTTGTCTTTGTATTGATTTCGTCTATATTCTGGGTATTGCAAAGTCTGCAAGGCGATTACAAGAAAAAGATTGTAATACCTCTGCAATATGACAGCTTACCCGGAAGGCTGGGTATTGAGCTCACACCTCCCGGATATGTGGAGGTACAAGTTATCGACAAGGGGGTAAACCTTGTAGAATACACTTTTAGCCATTTTATACCTATACAGCTCAGAGTAATCAAGGAAGCCGACGGATTATCTCTAGGCATTACACGCAAAGATTTGCTCAACGAAGTGACTAAGAAGCTAGATCCTTCCGCTCGTATTATCTCACTCTCTCCTTCAGATGTAAATATTCCTATTTTTACCAGAAGAAAAAAGAAGGTACCCGTAAAAGTAGGATATATACCTCCTGCTTCCCAAGGTTATATCATATCCAATACCGGTATTACCCCTGATAGTCTTGTGATATACGGTAGCCAAAATACCTTGAGCAAAATAGATGCCGTGTACACTGATAGTATCAAGGGCAAAAGCTTGAGTTCTGCCCTTTACAAAACAATCGGAGTGAACTCTCCTGTACCCGGGGTAGTATTCGAGCGTCAGTCTGTGCAGCTCAAAGTCAATGTGGAAGAACTTACCCAAGCTAGTTTCGAGCTCCCGTTATTAGTCCTCGACCTCCCCTCGGGCAAAGTATTACGCCCATTGCCCGGTCGTATTAATCTCCTGGTCACCGTACCACTGTCTCGCTACAATGATCTTAACTCTGAGGACTTCACTGTAGGCGTCAGATACCCCAATATCGACAGTGTAGGCGTGGATGCATCTTTGCCGGTAGAGATTATCCAAAAGCCTAAATGGGTTACACATATCAATTTGCAACCGGAAAGGGTGCAATACGTAGTCGAAAACAGATAA
- a CDS encoding S9 family peptidase, with protein MKKTTMTALATGFIAAASPASANAMMPQQNTPGHMTPEMLLTMARVGDAALSPDGKTLVYSVSFPNIKENKSQTELFTVGMDGKNRTQLTRTKTGEYSPVWIDGGKRIAYLSTEGGSMQLWTMNADGSDTKKLTNIEGGITGFLFSPDEKQVLYTKDIKSVKTAADIYPDLPLATGRVVTDLMYKHWDEWVETIPHPFIATLGDSPITSGKDLLEGEPYEAPMKPHNGIGDFSWSPDGKSIAYACRKKTGKEYAVSTNSDIYLYDVASGKTRNITEGMMGYDTAPQFSPDGKSIAWLSMERDGYESDLIRLFVQDVATGKKTYLTDGFECNVDQIQWTPDNKTIYFKSTIKAETQLFSIDVKSRKIRQITDGPHDYTWFEYRNGVMAAGRQSMAVPTDLYRVNLKDGNAVAVTAENDAMLKSIPPISIEKRWIKTSNGENMLVWVVLPPNFDKTKKYPAVLFCQGGPQSAVSQFFSFRWNFRIMAEQGYIVIAPNRHGVPSFGKAWNEQISGDYGGQNMQDYLTAVDEIKKEPYVDGEHIGCVGPSYGGFSTYWLAGNHKKRFKAFIAHAGIFNLEAQYYETEELWFANWDLGGAPWDTNNKVAQKSFANSPHKFINNWDTPILVIHGEHDYRILASQGMMAFNAAQLKGIPSEMLIYPDETHWVLKPQNAVLFQRTFFGWLDRWLKPAK; from the coding sequence ATGAAGAAAACAACAATGACAGCACTGGCTACCGGCTTCATTGCAGCTGCATCTCCTGCTTCTGCAAATGCAATGATGCCACAGCAAAACACTCCGGGGCACATGACTCCTGAGATGTTGCTTACAATGGCTCGCGTGGGCGATGCGGCTTTGTCGCCGGACGGAAAGACTCTGGTATACTCCGTGAGCTTTCCCAATATCAAAGAAAACAAGTCTCAGACCGAGCTCTTTACTGTAGGTATGGACGGAAAAAACAGGACACAACTCACCCGTACCAAAACCGGTGAGTACAGCCCTGTGTGGATCGATGGCGGTAAACGTATTGCATACCTCTCTACCGAAGGTGGTAGTATGCAACTCTGGACGATGAATGCTGATGGATCAGATACCAAGAAACTGACGAATATAGAAGGCGGGATTACCGGATTTCTTTTCTCCCCTGATGAGAAGCAGGTACTCTACACCAAAGATATTAAGTCTGTAAAGACAGCTGCCGATATTTATCCAGACTTGCCCCTGGCTACAGGAAGAGTAGTAACTGATCTGATGTACAAGCACTGGGATGAATGGGTAGAGACCATACCGCATCCATTTATAGCTACATTGGGAGATAGCCCCATCACTTCGGGTAAAGACTTGTTGGAGGGAGAGCCGTACGAAGCGCCCATGAAGCCTCACAATGGTATCGGTGATTTCTCATGGAGTCCTGATGGTAAGAGCATAGCTTATGCATGCCGTAAGAAGACGGGTAAAGAGTATGCAGTTTCGACTAATTCCGACATCTATCTATATGATGTTGCCAGTGGTAAGACTCGCAACATAACCGAGGGCATGATGGGATACGATACTGCCCCACAGTTTTCGCCTGACGGTAAAAGCATCGCTTGGCTGAGTATGGAGCGTGACGGCTATGAGTCGGATCTGATCAGACTGTTTGTCCAAGACGTTGCTACGGGCAAGAAGACTTATCTCACTGACGGCTTTGAGTGTAATGTGGACCAAATCCAATGGACTCCCGATAACAAGACGATCTATTTCAAAAGTACCATCAAGGCAGAGACACAGCTTTTCAGCATTGACGTCAAGAGCCGTAAGATACGCCAGATCACCGATGGCCCTCATGACTACACTTGGTTTGAATATCGCAATGGAGTGATGGCGGCGGGACGTCAGTCTATGGCTGTACCCACCGACCTCTATCGGGTGAATCTCAAAGACGGCAATGCCGTGGCGGTAACAGCTGAGAATGATGCTATGCTCAAGAGCATCCCTCCTATCAGTATCGAAAAAAGATGGATCAAGACCTCAAATGGTGAGAATATGCTGGTGTGGGTGGTATTGCCGCCCAACTTCGACAAAACGAAGAAATACCCGGCAGTCCTCTTTTGCCAAGGCGGACCACAGAGTGCCGTGAGCCAATTCTTCTCTTTTCGCTGGAACTTCCGTATCATGGCAGAGCAGGGGTACATCGTTATAGCGCCTAATCGCCATGGCGTGCCTAGCTTTGGTAAGGCGTGGAATGAGCAGATCAGCGGTGATTACGGCGGACAGAATATGCAAGACTACCTCACTGCGGTGGACGAAATAAAGAAAGAGCCTTATGTCGACGGCGAACATATCGGTTGTGTAGGGCCGAGCTATGGAGGATTCTCGACTTACTGGCTTGCCGGTAATCACAAGAAGAGATTCAAAGCCTTTATCGCACATGCCGGCATCTTCAACCTCGAGGCTCAGTACTATGAGACAGAGGAGTTGTGGTTTGCCAATTGGGACTTGGGCGGTGCGCCGTGGGATACTAATAATAAGGTAGCCCAGAAGTCTTTTGCCAACTCGCCTCACAAGTTTATCAACAACTGGGATACTCCTATTTTGGTGATTCACGGCGAACATGACTATCGCATCTTGGCTTCGCAAGGTATGATGGCGTTCAATGCCGCACAGCTCAAAGGCATACCCTCGGAAATGCTCATCTATCCCGACGAAACGCACTGGGTGCTCAAACCTCAGAATGCCGTGCTCTTCCAACGCACATTCTTCGGGTGGCTCGATCGCTGGTTGAAACCTGCAAAATAA
- the nusB gene encoding transcription antitermination factor NusB, with protein sequence MINRALIRTRVLQVVYAHHHRENSTVATAELELNNSFSRTYDLYFYLLSLIPAITELHQELLEVRKNRHLATAEDKNPNTRLVDNRLSRMLYESEALDNRTRDKGLTWRTEETLLRSLLQKIISSEIYERYLNSKDNFQNDQLFWVEVFKNIIATDEDLAEYLEDKSIYWDDELTALEKIDCEEQPDWDEIDNAVQDARRNNRYNAVTLSDSSVEIVKDFTEKTLRRIIEDEPAEAHFLPLFKDREDENFAKVLLRQTLLKHADLKILVEQHLSKNWDSERVADMDMIILEMGISEMLYIPEIPTWVTINECIELAKIYSTPKSHTFVNGILDAVARELKESGRIIKQ encoded by the coding sequence ATGATAAATCGAGCACTCATTCGAACCCGCGTATTGCAAGTAGTATACGCACATCACCATAGAGAGAATTCTACTGTGGCTACTGCAGAGCTTGAGCTGAACAACAGCTTCTCTCGCACGTATGATTTATATTTTTATTTACTGAGTTTGATCCCCGCGATTACAGAATTGCATCAGGAATTGCTGGAAGTTCGTAAAAATCGACATCTCGCTACTGCGGAAGATAAAAACCCCAACACACGATTGGTAGATAATCGCTTGTCACGCATGCTTTACGAAAGCGAAGCTTTGGACAACCGTACCCGAGACAAGGGGCTTACGTGGAGAACTGAAGAAACTTTACTGCGTTCTTTGTTGCAAAAAATCATCTCGAGTGAGATATACGAAAGATATCTCAACTCTAAGGATAATTTTCAGAATGATCAACTTTTCTGGGTCGAAGTGTTCAAAAACATCATTGCTACCGATGAAGATCTTGCCGAATATCTTGAAGACAAATCTATTTATTGGGATGATGAACTTACTGCTCTCGAAAAGATCGATTGCGAAGAGCAACCGGATTGGGATGAGATCGATAATGCCGTACAGGACGCTCGAAGAAATAATCGCTACAATGCCGTTACGCTCTCTGACAGCTCTGTAGAGATTGTGAAAGACTTTACGGAAAAGACCTTGCGTCGCATTATTGAGGATGAGCCTGCCGAGGCTCACTTCTTACCGCTTTTCAAAGATCGAGAGGATGAGAATTTTGCCAAGGTACTCTTGCGTCAGACTCTTCTGAAGCATGCCGACCTGAAAATACTCGTAGAGCAGCACCTCAGCAAGAACTGGGATAGCGAGCGTGTGGCAGATATGGACATGATTATTCTGGAGATGGGCATTTCAGAGATGCTTTATATCCCCGAGATACCTACATGGGTCACCATCAACGAGTGTATTGAGCTTGCCAAGATATACTCTACCCCCAAAAGCCATACGTTTGTAAATGGTATTCTTGATGCTGTAGCCCGAGAGCTCAAAGAGAGCGGCAGAATCATCAAGCAATAA